Proteins from a single region of Symphalangus syndactylus isolate Jambi chromosome 12, NHGRI_mSymSyn1-v2.1_pri, whole genome shotgun sequence:
- the CRABP2 gene encoding cellular retinoic acid-binding protein 2, with amino-acid sequence MPNFSGNWKIIRSENFEELLKVLGVNVMLRKIAVAAASKPAVEIKQEGDTFYIKTSTTVRTTEINFKVGEEFEEQTVDGRPCKSLVKWESENKMICEQKLLKGEGPKTSWTRELTNDGELILTMTADDVVCTRVYVRE; translated from the exons atgcccaacttctCTGGCAACTGGAAAATCATCCGATCGGAAAACTTCGAGGAATTGCTCAAAGTGCTGG GGGTGAATGTGATGTTGAGGAAGATTGCTGTGGCTGCAGCGTCCAAGCCAGCAGTGGAGATCAAACAGGAGGGAGACACTTTCTACATCAAAACCTCCACCACCGTGCGCACCACAGAGATTAACTTCAAGGTTGGGGAGGAGTTTGAGGAGCAGACTGTGGATGGGAGGCCCTGTAAG AGCCTGGTGAAATGGGAGAGTGAGAATAAAATGATCTGTGAGCAGAAGCTCCTGAAGGGAGAGGGCCCCAAGACCTCGTGGACCAGAGAACTGACCAATGATGGGGAGCTGATCCTG ACCATGACGGCGGATGACGTTGTGTGCACCAGGGTCTACGTCCGAGAGTGA